A window of Streptomyces gilvosporeus contains these coding sequences:
- the pglY gene encoding BREX-2 system ATPase PglY, with protein sequence MALAQQPPLLRDVIDIKESISTSDFVLQLSEATTKEGAEHALRDYVVTERLLENFDEALGLIKAALDGRTSKAAYLHGSFGSGKSHFMAVLHALLSGSPAARSRTDLDPVLTKHEWLGTDGKKFLLVPYHMLGAKALEQRILGGYVSHVKKLHEDAPTPQVYRTDALFENIRSLRERHGDRFIIDGLASTDASGGADEDDEWGEAFAWQPDLLDTALTAEEVHESGQPLNLVSPSTPAELRARLVQDASTNLLPGFTKNAAEDEHGFVSLDAGLSVIAEHAKSLGYDGLILFMDELILWLATLIHDQKFVAREASKITNFVEGGDARRAIPVVSFIARQRDLRELVGEEVSGAAESSIQDTLNLASGRFDKITLEDRNLPQVAHARLLQPKDAQAAALVAAEFEKTRKVRQEVWDTLLGSDRGADGVGADEESFRLTYPFSPAFMDTLVHVSSALQRNRTGMKLMGQLLADHRDELRLGDLIPVGDLYPLITAGGDKPFTDSLKVVFEAADKLYRTKLRPYLLGTYNVSEEDVEQYTHRGPDSITDPHLRGRVKTFIGDNRIIGTLLLSALAPSVPALADLTIRRLSALNYGSVVAPIPGREYGVLKDKVAEWAGRFPEIKETGTKTNPGVRLELTGVDVDSVIANAKVNDNPGNRQALAKRLLSEELGLEEGQLTARVNFAWRGTQRSAEVVFGNVADEEELPDHDLVPQEDGLWRIVVDFPYDESEYGPVEDANRIQRLREKQHQGERSRTVAWLPAHLSAQRYTDFCRLVVIDKALADEQRFDSQYAGHLNADNRARAKGLLETQRESLLNNVKAAFKQAYGLADKKATDVELGFADHLQSLREVDGLTLSFGQSLRDGLRHIAGRLLAHQYPDHPDLDPDATGTTVKAADARKVFTHIQAAAEARDGRTEVPAGDRKLVQRIAGPLRLGQQKEAYFELSLYWADHFRKLVRDRGVTSDLSLITLTDWTDLPQPRGLPDFLTRLVVAAFAEMDDRVWVRGGMPLDPAPELSQIKDLDGLRSQPLPSEEAWAGARHRFATIFGENAPTLRRGRMVNQFARQITEQARSHQEHAADLVRKLEEHAGFLRLDGTDEAGRLALARRSVELLKALTQAAGQGAAGAKKTVEALASFDLGQVSADRFGASVKQARTVAQALDAASWTTLDLASNEGPEGQALLDSLRNVAGSDQRTSDLRDALVRTQREVLALVKRNRAVATPPPAPPVAPSANQVSLNTATSHPPVAQERTPVSASGRIPASRAGGTRTTAARAVAELQAELADLAASEPGATVEITWQVVES encoded by the coding sequence ATGGCCCTGGCCCAACAGCCGCCCCTGCTCCGCGATGTCATCGACATCAAGGAGTCGATCTCCACCTCGGACTTCGTCCTCCAGCTGTCCGAGGCGACAACCAAGGAGGGCGCCGAACACGCCCTACGGGACTACGTCGTCACGGAGCGGCTGCTGGAGAACTTCGACGAGGCGCTGGGCCTCATCAAGGCGGCGTTAGACGGGCGGACGTCCAAGGCCGCGTATCTGCACGGCTCGTTCGGTTCCGGTAAGTCGCACTTCATGGCGGTGCTGCACGCCCTGCTCAGCGGAAGCCCCGCCGCCCGGTCCCGCACCGACCTCGATCCGGTGCTGACCAAGCACGAGTGGCTCGGCACGGACGGGAAGAAGTTCCTGCTCGTGCCGTACCACATGCTCGGAGCCAAGGCCCTGGAGCAGCGCATCCTCGGCGGCTACGTCAGCCATGTGAAGAAGCTGCACGAGGACGCCCCGACACCGCAGGTGTACCGGACGGACGCGCTCTTCGAGAACATCCGGTCCCTGCGAGAGCGCCACGGAGACAGATTCATCATCGACGGGCTCGCGTCCACCGACGCCTCCGGCGGCGCCGACGAGGACGACGAGTGGGGCGAGGCGTTCGCCTGGCAGCCGGATCTCCTGGACACCGCGCTCACCGCAGAAGAGGTGCACGAGTCGGGTCAGCCCTTGAACCTGGTCAGCCCGTCTACGCCGGCCGAACTGCGGGCCCGGCTCGTTCAGGACGCGAGCACGAACCTGCTGCCGGGCTTCACGAAGAATGCGGCCGAGGACGAGCACGGTTTCGTCTCGCTGGACGCCGGGCTGTCCGTGATCGCCGAACACGCCAAGTCGCTCGGCTACGACGGGCTGATCCTCTTCATGGACGAGCTGATCCTGTGGCTCGCGACGCTGATCCACGACCAGAAGTTCGTGGCCCGCGAGGCCAGCAAGATCACGAACTTTGTGGAGGGCGGCGATGCGCGCCGCGCCATCCCGGTGGTGTCCTTCATAGCCCGTCAGCGGGACCTGCGGGAGCTCGTCGGCGAGGAGGTGTCGGGCGCGGCCGAGTCGTCCATCCAGGACACCCTCAACCTGGCATCCGGGCGGTTCGACAAGATCACGTTGGAGGATCGCAACCTCCCGCAGGTCGCCCACGCCCGCCTCCTTCAGCCCAAGGACGCTCAGGCAGCGGCGCTCGTCGCTGCCGAGTTCGAGAAGACCCGCAAGGTCCGCCAGGAAGTGTGGGACACGCTGCTGGGCTCCGACCGGGGCGCCGACGGGGTGGGCGCCGACGAGGAGAGCTTCCGGCTGACGTATCCCTTCTCGCCGGCCTTCATGGACACCCTCGTCCATGTCTCCTCCGCGCTCCAGCGCAACCGGACCGGTATGAAGCTGATGGGGCAGCTGCTCGCCGATCACCGCGACGAGCTGCGGCTCGGCGACCTGATCCCGGTCGGCGATCTGTACCCACTGATCACGGCCGGGGGCGACAAGCCGTTCACCGACAGCCTGAAGGTCGTTTTCGAGGCGGCCGACAAGCTCTACCGCACCAAGCTGCGTCCGTATCTCCTCGGCACGTACAACGTGTCGGAGGAGGACGTCGAGCAGTACACGCACCGCGGCCCGGACAGCATCACCGACCCGCACCTGCGGGGCCGGGTGAAGACGTTCATCGGCGACAACCGGATCATCGGCACCCTGCTGCTGTCCGCGCTCGCGCCCAGCGTGCCCGCACTCGCCGATCTCACCATCCGCCGGCTCTCCGCGCTCAACTACGGTTCCGTCGTCGCACCGATCCCCGGACGCGAGTACGGGGTCCTGAAGGACAAGGTCGCCGAATGGGCGGGCCGCTTCCCGGAGATCAAGGAAACCGGCACCAAGACCAACCCGGGTGTGCGTCTCGAACTGACCGGAGTGGACGTCGACTCCGTCATCGCCAACGCCAAGGTCAACGACAACCCCGGCAACCGGCAGGCCCTCGCCAAGCGGCTGCTGTCCGAGGAACTCGGTCTTGAAGAGGGGCAGTTGACGGCCCGGGTGAACTTTGCGTGGCGCGGCACGCAGCGCAGCGCCGAGGTGGTCTTCGGGAACGTGGCCGACGAGGAGGAGCTGCCCGACCACGACCTGGTGCCGCAGGAGGACGGCCTGTGGCGCATCGTCGTCGACTTCCCTTACGACGAGAGCGAATACGGGCCCGTCGAGGACGCCAACCGTATACAGCGGCTGCGCGAGAAGCAGCACCAGGGCGAGCGGTCGCGTACCGTCGCCTGGCTGCCGGCCCATCTCTCCGCACAGCGGTACACGGATTTCTGCCGCCTCGTGGTCATCGACAAGGCACTCGCCGACGAGCAGCGCTTCGACAGCCAATACGCCGGTCACCTCAACGCCGACAACCGCGCCCGGGCCAAGGGGCTCCTGGAGACCCAGCGCGAGTCCCTGCTCAACAACGTCAAGGCCGCCTTCAAGCAGGCGTACGGTCTGGCCGACAAGAAGGCCACCGATGTGGAGCTGGGCTTCGCCGACCATCTCCAGTCGCTGCGCGAGGTCGACGGGCTGACGCTGTCCTTCGGCCAGTCCCTGCGGGACGGTCTGCGGCACATCGCGGGCAGGCTGCTGGCCCATCAGTACCCGGACCACCCGGATCTGGATCCCGATGCCACCGGCACGACGGTGAAGGCGGCCGACGCCCGCAAGGTCTTCACCCACATCCAGGCCGCGGCGGAGGCCCGCGACGGCCGGACCGAGGTCCCGGCCGGCGACCGGAAACTCGTGCAGCGCATCGCGGGCCCACTCCGCCTGGGACAGCAGAAGGAGGCGTACTTCGAGCTGTCCCTGTACTGGGCCGACCACTTCCGGAAGCTGGTCCGCGACCGCGGCGTCACCAGTGACCTCTCCCTGATCACGCTCACCGACTGGACCGACCTGCCGCAGCCACGCGGGCTGCCCGACTTCCTCACCCGTCTGGTCGTCGCCGCGTTCGCCGAGATGGACGACCGGGTGTGGGTGCGCGGCGGCATGCCGCTCGACCCCGCTCCCGAGCTGTCGCAGATCAAGGACCTCGACGGGCTGCGCAGCCAGCCGCTCCCCTCGGAGGAGGCGTGGGCCGGCGCCCGGCACCGCTTCGCGACGATCTTCGGGGAGAACGCTCCGACGCTGCGGCGCGGACGCATGGTCAACCAGTTCGCCCGCCAGATCACGGAGCAGGCCCGCTCCCACCAAGAGCACGCGGCAGATCTCGTCCGGAAGCTGGAGGAGCACGCGGGCTTTCTCCGGCTCGACGGGACGGACGAAGCGGGGCGGCTCGCGCTCGCCCGTCGGTCCGTCGAACTGCTCAAGGCCCTCACCCAGGCCGCGGGGCAGGGCGCCGCCGGCGCGAAGAAGACCGTGGAGGCGCTCGCCTCCTTCGATCTCGGGCAGGTCAGCGCCGACCGTTTCGGTGCCTCGGTCAAGCAGGCCCGGACCGTCGCCCAGGCACTCGACGCCGCGTCCTGGACCACTCTCGACCTGGCATCGAACGAGGGCCCCGAGGGGCAGGCCCTGCTGGACTCGCTGCGGAACGTGGCCGGCAGCGACCAGCGGACCAGCGACCTGCGGGACGCCCTGGTCCGTACTCAGCGCGAGGTCCTCGCGCTGGTGAAGCGCAATCGCGCCGTCGCCACTCCCCCTCCGGCGCCCCCCGTCGCCCCGAGCGCGAACCAGGTGTCGCTGAACACGGCCACCAGTCACCCGCCCGTCGCCCAGGAGAGGACTCCGGTGTCCGCCTCCGGCCGTATTCCGGCGTCGCGGGCCGGCGGCACCCGCACCACCGCGGCTCGTGCCGTGGCCGAGCTCCAGGCGGAACTGGCCGACTTGGCGGCCAGCGAGCCCGGCGCCACGGTCGAGATCACCTGGCAGGTCGTCGAATCATGA